A genomic stretch from Acidimicrobiia bacterium includes:
- a CDS encoding menaquinol oxidoreductase, with product MESEPQVTEGRRLLGIVPGLPPVGDTKVPGDQHLVMVWPHLLVRHAVVGVAVLLVVMVTALAFDAPLRDVANPMLTPNPEKAPWYFAALQELLSHFHPLVAGILVPTAIVGGMIALPYLDRSPERLPGRRKVAVWTFTIFLVTWIVLTVIGFAFRGPNWGWVWPWIEWHGEL from the coding sequence ATGGAATCTGAACCTCAAGTTACGGAGGGCCGCCGGCTACTCGGAATCGTGCCTGGATTACCCCCGGTTGGGGATACCAAGGTGCCTGGCGATCAACACCTTGTCATGGTGTGGCCACATCTGCTCGTGCGCCACGCGGTAGTCGGAGTTGCGGTTCTTCTGGTCGTCATGGTCACGGCCTTGGCTTTCGACGCTCCGTTGCGAGATGTCGCCAACCCCATGCTTACGCCGAATCCCGAGAAAGCTCCCTGGTATTTCGCCGCTCTGCAAGAGTTGCTGAGCCACTTCCATCCTCTCGTTGCGGGAATTCTCGTACCCACCGCAATCGTGGGAGGCATGATCGCCCTGCCCTATCTCGATCGTTCGCCGGAACGGCTTCCGGGGCGCCGCAAGGTGGCGGTCTGGACCTTCACAATCTTCCTCGTCACTTGGATCGTCCTAACGGTGATCGGTTTCGCGTTCCGTGGACCGAACTGGGGTTGGGTTTGGCCATGGATTGAATGGCACGGTGAATTATGA